Below is a window of Luteolibacter rhizosphaerae DNA.
GCGGGCGCTGCTGCTGAGGCCCCGCCTCATCGTCATTCCTCGTCACCTGCTGGCGCTCGTCCTCCTTCGCGGAGATCGCAGCGCGGGCCGCATCCTCGGAGAGCGGGTTGCTGTTCAGAACCTTCAAAATATGCGCCGCCGGCAGGATGAAGCTCCGCGTCCGGTCGGCACGCGCGATGGAGATCCCCACCACGTTTCCGTCCAGATCCACCACCGGGCCGCCGCAGCGGTCCCGTTCCAGCTGCATGTCGGTCTGGATCACCGAAGGGAAACCCGTCTTCACCAGGCTCGGCCTCGTGCCCATCCGCTCCATCTGGCGCAGGCGGCCATTCGGGAAGCCTTCAAACTCCGGCTTCTCCTTCATCGTCGCCTTCACGCTCTGCTCTTCGCCCTTACGGGTGTAGCGAATGTCCACGGCTTCGCCCGGACCGAAACCCGTCAGCGCGTTCCGCATCTCGAAAAGGCTGTTCACCGCGCGACCGCCGATCGAAAGGATCACGTCGCCGGACTTCAAGCCGGCCTCGGAGGCTCCGCTCTCTTCCTGCACCTCGCGGATCTTCACTCCGCTGCCCTTGTAGGTGTTGTCCAGTCCCACGCCCAGGAAGGCTTGGTCCTTCTCCCGCAGCGAGCGAGCTTCTACCGCCACCACGCCGAGCACCGTCGGCGTTTCGTCCGGAGACGCCGCGATCAGCATCTTGCCCAGCTTGGGAGCCTCGCCTTCCGAAAACTTGATCGGCTTGAAAGTCACCCCGTCGGTCTTCAGCACCGCCAAGTCCTCATCCTGATAGACCCCGGCTACCGTGGTCTTCGCCGAAGTATTGTCGAAACCGACCGCCAGGATATTTCCCTGCGCCATAGCGATCTCGCTCCACTTCGTCAGGATCCGGGTACCGTCATCCACCACCGTGCCGAAGCCCACCGGACGCCGGCCACGACCGGTGTCCGCCATGATCCACACGGTCGATTGCCGTGCGGT
It encodes the following:
- a CDS encoding PDZ domain-containing protein, with translation MKTGMIAALLSAAFLTAAQAQRSEPEVPMMRPEELLAIQEQAAQLYDAIRPVGDTARQSTVWIMADTGRGRRPVGFGTVVDDGTRILTKWSEIAMAQGNILAVGFDNTSAKTTVAGVYQDEDLAVLKTDGVTFKPIKFSEGEAPKLGKMLIAASPDETPTVLGVVAVEARSLREKDQAFLGVGLDNTYKGSGVKIREVQEESGASEAGLKSGDVILSIGGRAVNSLFEMRNALTGFGPGEAVDIRYTRKGEEQSVKATMKEKPEFEGFPNGRLRQMERMGTRPSLVKTGFPSVIQTDMQLERDRCGGPVVDLDGNVVGISIARADRTRSFILPAAHILKVLNSNPLSEDAARAAISAKEDERQQVTRNDDEAGPQQQRPQVIPLKPGSADRLRRHLEDMDRLMERMKEEMEGMEE